The following are from one region of the Vicinamibacterales bacterium genome:
- a CDS encoding lytic transglycosylase domain-containing protein: MVRAALLSAMLCALTPSPAHAELYSWKDVNGRLVISDQPRDPSAKTYLVFGSDGSPYRSTKAPSPRAAQFESLISEHATANALSPAFVRAVIQAESAFNPQARSPKGAMGLMQLMPQTAAEYRVTNAYDPGENIRAGVAYLKSLMTRYGNDVSLALAAYNAGPGAVDKYGRTVPPYKETRNYVARIKKNTDATQAVNSPTAIYRIVRVVDGRETVSYSNRPSPGATLVNR; the protein is encoded by the coding sequence ATGGTCCGGGCCGCTCTCCTCTCCGCCATGCTGTGCGCGCTGACTCCGTCGCCCGCGCATGCGGAGCTTTACTCGTGGAAGGACGTCAACGGCCGGCTGGTCATCTCGGACCAACCCCGGGATCCTTCGGCGAAGACCTACCTGGTGTTCGGCTCCGACGGAAGTCCCTACCGGTCGACCAAGGCTCCGTCGCCGCGCGCGGCGCAGTTCGAATCACTCATCAGCGAGCACGCGACCGCGAACGCCCTCAGCCCCGCTTTCGTCCGCGCGGTGATCCAGGCGGAGTCGGCGTTCAATCCGCAGGCGCGCTCGCCAAAAGGCGCGATGGGGCTGATGCAGCTGATGCCGCAGACCGCCGCGGAATACCGGGTGACCAACGCCTACGATCCCGGCGAGAACATCCGCGCGGGAGTCGCCTATTTGAAGAGCCTGATGACGCGCTACGGCAACGACGTCTCGCTGGCGCTCGCCGCGTACAACGCCGGCCCGGGCGCCGTCGACAAGTACGGCCGGACCGTGCCGCCGTACAAGGAGACGCGCAACTATGTGGCGCGCATCAAGAAGAACACCGACGCGACACAGGCCGTGAACTCCCCCACCGCGATCTACCGCATCGTCCGCGTCGTCGACGGCCGGGAGACCGTCAGCTACTCCAACCGGCCATCCCCGGGCGCCACTCTGGTCAATCGCTAG
- the alaS gene encoding alanine--tRNA ligase, translated as MTSREIRASFLTFFEKHGHAVVSSSSLVPADDPTLLFTNAGMNQFKDAFLGKETRPYRRATTSQKCMRVSGKHNDLDNVGPSLRHHTFFEMLGNFSFGDYFKADAIPFAWELLTTVWQLAPDRLFPTIFKGDAGIPRDDEAYGIWKKLVPADRITELGLAENFWQMGETGPCGRCSEIHYFRGNQVPCEVEAAGGSCVGLECRCDRYVEVWNNVFMEFDRQAGGALNPLPAPSIDTGMGLERITAVIQGKLSNYDTDLFTPILDAIGTRAGRRYTASPDDPSDVSMRVVADHLRAMTFLIADGVVPSNEWRGYVLRKIMRRAMRHGKKLGFTEPVLHAMVDSVVSEMGDAYPELRRHRDNIVTVVRSEEDRFDAVLTAGLPRLEEALDRAAAGSRVLAGDEMFRLYDSLGVPIDFMEDLAGQRELGIDREGYERAMEGQRERARAGSSFDARKVQDFAFESDEARRTTVAAGDRFEGYDQTSVTGVPVLAVFDEDRKQVAQLEAGARGFIVLERTPFYVESGGQVSDSGTIAIEGGGASAAVAGLARIAPGAPRAHRVVVSGGAIAPRDRVTAAVDERVRDATRRNHTATHLLHAALRQVLGSHVKQAGSLVAPDRLRFDFVHHAAVTREQLDRIERIVNEQIHRNTTVTTEVRSTDEAMASGAMALFGEKYGDRVRVVSVPGFSLELCGGTHVSATGNIGFFVITQESGVAAGVRRIEALTGDGAVAHWQHQRAALDRIADALNSPPDQGVEILQRLQADVKRLGRELEQAKLKAALGGGAAGAADDTREVKGVKLIARRVSGLEKGALRGLSDSLRDRLGSGVVVLASENDGRVSLVASVTKDLTSRVQAGQLVKALAPIVGGGGGGRPDFAEAGGKDPAKIDELLARAPEILAAQL; from the coding sequence ATGACCTCTCGGGAAATTCGCGCCAGCTTCCTCACCTTCTTCGAGAAACATGGCCACGCGGTGGTCTCGAGCTCCTCGCTGGTGCCGGCCGACGACCCGACGCTGCTCTTCACCAACGCCGGCATGAACCAGTTCAAGGATGCGTTCCTCGGCAAGGAGACGCGTCCTTACCGCCGCGCCACGACCTCGCAGAAGTGCATGCGCGTGAGCGGGAAGCACAACGATCTCGACAACGTGGGACCGTCGCTGCGCCACCACACCTTTTTCGAGATGCTCGGGAATTTCTCGTTCGGCGACTACTTCAAGGCCGACGCGATTCCCTTCGCATGGGAACTGCTGACCACGGTGTGGCAGCTCGCCCCGGACCGCCTCTTCCCGACGATTTTCAAGGGGGATGCCGGCATCCCTCGCGACGACGAGGCCTACGGGATCTGGAAGAAGCTCGTGCCTGCCGATCGCATCACGGAACTGGGGTTGGCGGAGAACTTCTGGCAGATGGGCGAAACCGGCCCTTGCGGCCGCTGCTCGGAGATCCACTATTTCCGTGGCAACCAGGTCCCCTGCGAGGTCGAGGCGGCCGGCGGCTCGTGTGTCGGGCTCGAATGCCGCTGCGACCGCTACGTCGAAGTGTGGAACAACGTGTTCATGGAGTTCGACCGCCAGGCCGGCGGCGCCTTGAACCCCCTGCCGGCGCCGTCGATCGACACGGGCATGGGTCTCGAACGCATCACGGCCGTGATCCAGGGGAAGCTCTCGAACTACGACACCGACCTCTTCACGCCGATTCTCGACGCGATCGGCACGCGCGCCGGGCGCCGGTACACGGCGTCGCCCGACGATCCGTCGGACGTCTCGATGCGCGTCGTCGCCGACCATCTGCGGGCGATGACGTTCCTGATCGCCGACGGCGTCGTCCCGTCGAACGAATGGCGGGGCTACGTGCTGCGGAAGATCATGCGTCGCGCGATGCGGCATGGCAAGAAGCTAGGCTTCACTGAGCCTGTCCTGCACGCAATGGTCGACAGCGTGGTCTCGGAGATGGGCGACGCCTATCCCGAACTGCGACGTCACCGCGACAACATCGTGACGGTCGTCCGCAGCGAAGAAGACCGGTTCGACGCTGTCCTCACGGCCGGTCTGCCGCGTCTCGAAGAGGCGCTCGATCGGGCGGCGGCCGGATCCAGGGTGCTGGCAGGCGACGAGATGTTCCGGCTCTACGATTCGCTCGGCGTGCCGATCGACTTCATGGAGGACCTGGCCGGCCAACGCGAGCTGGGCATCGATCGCGAGGGATACGAGCGTGCCATGGAGGGACAGCGCGAACGCGCGCGCGCGGGCAGCTCGTTCGACGCCAGGAAGGTGCAGGATTTCGCGTTCGAGTCGGACGAGGCGCGCCGCACGACCGTTGCCGCAGGCGACCGGTTCGAGGGCTACGACCAGACGTCCGTGACCGGCGTTCCGGTACTCGCCGTGTTCGACGAAGATCGCAAGCAGGTGGCGCAGCTGGAGGCCGGCGCGCGCGGCTTCATCGTGCTCGAGCGGACGCCGTTCTACGTCGAATCGGGCGGCCAGGTCTCTGACAGCGGGACGATCGCCATCGAGGGCGGCGGCGCGTCTGCCGCTGTCGCCGGTCTGGCGCGGATCGCTCCCGGCGCGCCCCGCGCCCACCGGGTTGTCGTCTCGGGAGGCGCAATCGCTCCGCGCGACCGCGTGACCGCCGCCGTCGATGAGCGCGTGCGCGACGCGACGCGCCGCAACCACACGGCGACGCACCTGCTGCACGCGGCGCTTCGCCAGGTGCTGGGCTCGCACGTCAAGCAGGCTGGCTCGCTGGTCGCCCCCGACCGCCTGCGCTTCGACTTCGTCCACCATGCCGCGGTCACGCGTGAACAGCTCGACCGCATCGAGCGGATCGTCAACGAGCAGATCCACCGCAACACGACCGTGACGACCGAGGTGCGCAGCACCGACGAGGCGATGGCGTCGGGCGCGATGGCGCTCTTCGGCGAGAAGTACGGCGATCGCGTGCGCGTGGTGTCGGTGCCGGGCTTCAGCCTCGAGCTGTGCGGGGGCACCCACGTCAGCGCCACGGGAAATATCGGATTCTTCGTCATCACCCAGGAGAGCGGCGTCGCGGCGGGGGTGCGCCGCATCGAGGCGCTGACCGGCGACGGCGCCGTGGCCCACTGGCAGCACCAGCGCGCGGCGCTCGATCGCATCGCCGACGCGCTGAACTCGCCGCCCGACCAGGGTGTCGAGATCCTGCAGCGCCTGCAGGCGGACGTGAAGCGGCTGGGGCGCGAACTGGAGCAGGCGAAGCTGAAGGCGGCGCTCGGCGGCGGCGCGGCCGGCGCCGCTGACGATACGCGCGAGGTGAAGGGCGTGAAGCTGATTGCCCGGCGGGTCAGCGGCCTCGAGAAGGGGGCCCTGCGCGGCCTCTCCGATTCCCTCCGCGATCGCCTCGGGTCAGGTGTCGTCGTGCTCGCGTCGGAGAACGACGGCAGGGTGTCGCTGGTGGCGTCGGTGACCAAGGACCTGACGTCGCGCGTCCAGGCTGGCCAACTCGTGAAGGCGCTGGCGCCCATCGTCGGGGGGGGCGGGGGCGGCCGTCCCGATTTCGCCGAGGCGGGGGGCAAGGATCCGGCGAAGATCGATGAGCTGCTCGCGAGGGCGCCGGAGATCCTCGCCGCGCAGCTGTAG